One uncultured Gellertiella sp. genomic window carries:
- a CDS encoding efflux RND transporter periplasmic adaptor subunit, whose amino-acid sequence MKQPHTFGRSIRTLCATAGAIGLAGLLSACSPEKPETVEEIRPVKVVRLAPTSETVTLAYSGSVKPRTEMNMGFRINGKIVERNVDIGARVHKGDVLMRLDGVDLQLAVSRARASLDAARQQFDTANAAYRRADQLYARHTIPMAVLEQRKLAYDQALAGQTSAKSSLDEVRNQLSYADLKADRDGVVTTINADRGQVIGAGNVAIVIAADDEKEVQIAVPETEITQFSTGQKVRVRFWADAALDLDGKVREIAASADPLSRTFAIRISLNPDPRVLLGMTATIEAARNGATPDMVVPLSALSRQDGRTVAWVVDPETEKVTAHPVTTGNFAADGVKIASGLAEGDLVVIAGTQFMTDQRKVRLPDGLKDTLAAAGTQKPSS is encoded by the coding sequence ATGAAGCAGCCCCACACCTTTGGCCGCTCGATCAGGACACTATGTGCCACCGCAGGCGCCATCGGCCTTGCAGGCCTGCTGTCTGCCTGTTCGCCTGAAAAGCCTGAGACCGTTGAAGAAATCCGCCCGGTCAAGGTCGTCCGCCTCGCGCCGACCTCCGAAACGGTGACCCTTGCCTATTCCGGCTCGGTCAAGCCGCGAACCGAGATGAACATGGGTTTCCGCATCAACGGCAAGATTGTCGAGCGCAATGTCGATATCGGTGCCCGGGTCCACAAGGGCGATGTCCTGATGCGGCTGGATGGCGTCGACCTCCAGCTCGCCGTCAGCCGCGCCCGGGCCAGCCTCGATGCCGCCCGCCAGCAATTCGACACCGCCAATGCCGCCTACCGGCGCGCCGACCAGCTCTATGCCCGGCACACCATCCCGATGGCCGTGCTGGAACAGCGCAAGCTCGCCTATGACCAGGCACTGGCCGGGCAAACCTCCGCGAAGTCTTCGCTGGACGAAGTTCGGAACCAGCTCTCCTATGCCGATCTGAAAGCGGACCGCGACGGGGTCGTCACGACGATCAATGCGGATCGCGGCCAGGTGATCGGTGCCGGCAATGTCGCCATCGTCATTGCGGCTGACGACGAGAAGGAAGTCCAGATTGCCGTTCCGGAAACGGAAATCACCCAGTTTTCGACCGGGCAGAAGGTCAGGGTCAGGTTCTGGGCCGATGCCGCCCTTGATCTCGACGGCAAGGTGCGGGAGATCGCGGCCAGCGCCGATCCGCTGTCGCGCACCTTTGCAATCCGGATCAGCCTCAACCCGGATCCGCGCGTGCTGCTTGGCATGACCGCGACCATCGAAGCCGCCCGCAATGGCGCCACGCCAGACATGGTGGTGCCGCTGTCGGCGCTCTCCCGGCAGGATGGCAGGACAGTGGCCTGGGTGGTCGATCCGGAAACGGAAAAGGTAACGGCCCATCCGGTGACGACCGGCAATTTTGCCGCCGATGGCGTCAAGATCGCCTCGGGTCTTGCCGAAGGTGACCTGGTGGTGATTGCGGGCACCCAGTTCATGACGGACCAGCGCAAGGTACGCCTGCCCGACGGCCTCAAGGACACGCTTGCCGCTGCCGGCACGCAAAAGCCGTCAAGCTGA